The Armatimonadota bacterium genome includes a region encoding these proteins:
- a CDS encoding ROK family protein: protein MSKDLEKLAELGIPKVKPPLDDMFRPAVLANRAFRELVKESGRGVPLVIGLERGDGTRSRYETQILPASHEKASLNFPYVERLVKFFLWQKGAWKVTIGGPREIGEYIQEVYSPNGERAFDWDFMGPTTYEKPFEVEITDPEKVAPPHEVSAALGRHLDGCRIGFDLGASDRKAAAVINGEPVFSEEVVWDPRGQSDPEYHYREIMAGLKSAAAHMPRVDAIGGSSAGVIINNRPMVASLFRGVPKELFETKVKSIFNRMGEEWGVPLVVVNDGDVTALAGAMSLNDNAVLGIAMGSSEAAGYVNQEGNITGWLNELAFAPIDYHPDAPVDEWSGDAGCGVQYLSQQGVFRLASAAGIELNENLSLADKLKSVQNLLEAGEERAKQIWHTIGCYVGYAIAHYADFYEIRHMLVLGRVTSGSGGPIIIERAKEVLRTEFPELVDRISLHLPEDEATRRVGQAVAAASLPEIKK from the coding sequence ATGAGTAAAGATTTGGAAAAGCTAGCAGAACTCGGCATACCGAAGGTTAAACCGCCATTAGATGACATGTTCCGCCCAGCGGTCCTGGCAAACCGGGCATTTCGCGAACTTGTCAAAGAATCTGGCAGAGGCGTCCCTCTCGTAATAGGTTTGGAGAGAGGGGACGGAACCAGGTCGCGATATGAAACGCAGATACTTCCGGCGAGCCATGAGAAAGCAAGCCTCAATTTTCCATACGTTGAGCGCCTGGTAAAGTTCTTTCTATGGCAGAAAGGCGCATGGAAAGTAACCATCGGCGGACCGAGAGAGATTGGCGAATACATTCAAGAAGTGTATTCGCCAAATGGGGAGCGCGCCTTTGATTGGGACTTCATGGGCCCAACTACGTACGAGAAGCCGTTCGAAGTTGAAATTACCGACCCTGAAAAGGTTGCCCCACCACACGAAGTTAGCGCCGCTCTTGGCAGACACTTAGATGGATGCCGCATAGGATTTGATCTCGGCGCAAGCGATCGGAAAGCCGCCGCTGTGATTAATGGCGAGCCTGTTTTCAGCGAGGAAGTTGTATGGGACCCACGCGGACAGAGCGATCCTGAGTACCACTACCGCGAAATCATGGCTGGGCTCAAATCGGCCGCCGCCCATATGCCTCGGGTAGACGCAATAGGCGGAAGCTCTGCTGGGGTTATTATCAATAACCGCCCAATGGTTGCCTCGTTATTCCGTGGCGTCCCGAAGGAGCTGTTTGAGACAAAAGTAAAATCGATATTCAATCGAATGGGCGAAGAATGGGGTGTTCCACTAGTTGTTGTAAACGACGGCGATGTGACCGCACTTGCAGGTGCAATGTCTCTAAATGACAACGCCGTTCTTGGCATTGCAATGGGGTCAAGCGAGGCGGCAGGATACGTCAACCAAGAAGGAAATATCACAGGGTGGCTGAATGAACTTGCTTTTGCGCCGATTGACTATCATCCTGATGCCCCGGTAGACGAATGGTCAGGTGACGCAGGCTGTGGCGTTCAATATCTTTCCCAGCAGGGAGTATTCAGGTTGGCAAGCGCAGCAGGAATCGAACTTAATGAGAATCTGAGTTTAGCAGACAAGCTAAAATCGGTTCAAAACTTGCTTGAGGCAGGCGAAGAACGTGCAAAGCAAATTTGGCACACAATTGGTTGCTATGTAGGATACGCCATCGCCCACTACGCTGACTTTTATGAAATCAGGCACATGCTAGTTCTTGGCCGCGTAACCTCAGGCAGTGGAGGACCAATAATAATCGAGCGTGCGAAGGAAGTCTTACGGACGGAATTTCCTGAGCTCGTGGACCGGATATCGCTTCACCTGCCAGAGGATGAAGCCACACGTCGTGTTGGCCAAGCCGTTGCGGCGGCAAGCCTTCCGGAGATTAAGAAATAA
- a CDS encoding PIG-L family deacetylase translates to MQLTNPNAEIFVPDGELVEKAIARTTHMAIGCHQDDIEIMAYDGILKCFGSPTNWFTGVVVTNGAGSPRDDLYANYTDEDMQKVRRTEQKKAAVVGEYAAVALLDYSSSAVKDPSNKNVVEDIKKLLLAGRPQILYTHNLADKHDTHVSVALRTIQALRELPDDAKPKAVYGCEVWRDLDWMTDEDKVAFDLAGHENLAAALLGVFDSQICGGKRYDLATIGRRRANATYFESHGTDITTQMSFAMDLTPLIKNPSLDVKEYVAGYISRFANEVSNRLTKFS, encoded by the coding sequence ATGCAACTCACAAATCCAAATGCCGAAATATTTGTCCCAGATGGCGAACTAGTTGAAAAAGCAATTGCTCGAACAACCCATATGGCAATAGGGTGTCACCAAGATGATATTGAAATTATGGCATACGACGGCATTCTAAAATGCTTTGGAAGCCCAACAAATTGGTTCACGGGCGTTGTAGTGACAAATGGAGCCGGCAGTCCGAGGGACGACTTGTATGCCAACTACACCGATGAAGACATGCAGAAGGTCCGGCGAACGGAACAAAAGAAAGCAGCTGTTGTAGGTGAATACGCAGCGGTTGCGCTTCTCGATTACAGCAGTTCAGCGGTAAAAGATCCGTCTAACAAGAACGTAGTTGAGGATATTAAAAAACTGCTGCTAGCGGGCCGCCCACAGATTCTTTATACTCATAACCTAGCGGACAAACACGACACCCACGTGTCGGTCGCCCTCCGCACAATTCAAGCATTGAGAGAGCTTCCGGACGATGCCAAACCCAAAGCCGTCTATGGATGCGAAGTTTGGCGGGACCTCGACTGGATGACTGATGAGGACAAAGTAGCCTTCGACCTTGCGGGGCATGAGAATTTGGCAGCAGCGCTCCTAGGAGTCTTCGACTCCCAAATCTGCGGAGGAAAGCGGTATGACTTAGCGACAATTGGGCGGCGCAGGGCAAATGCAACCTACTTCGAGTCTCACGGCACTGATATTACAACCCAGATGAGCTTTGCGATGGACTTAACTCCCCTAATTAAGAACCCATCGCTAGACGTGAAGGAGTACGTTGCAGGCTATATTTCGCGATTTGCAAACGAAGTCTCCAATCGCTTAACTAAGTTCAGCTAG